From Bacillota bacterium, the proteins below share one genomic window:
- the dnaN gene encoding DNA polymerase III subunit beta: MKISCSKAALVTGVQTVYKAVSPKATIPVLSGILVETCPEGLRLVAYDLDLGIETFVPVTVEREGSLVFPARYLSEITRKLPHSEVQMEYREDTKSVEILSDRISFNIKTMPADEFPSLPEISLSNAWSISEQDLRAMIRRTAIAAAMEDTRAFLTGVYVLMEPGKLTMVATDTFRLAHKTMDFPSPFAETKSVIIPAKTLLEVERNLMVDGEREVEMALTERHAMIKVGATTFVTRLLEGQFPNYKQVFPQNIPARVTLDRNQLLSSIDRVSLMCKDDLSAVKMVYTGDEGSSSGFLTISANTPEVGQATEDIPVSMQGYADITVALRARYLRDVLRVLEGEEVSLGYTSFKHPIEVKDETDPNFTYLVMPVTSAT, from the coding sequence TTGAAGATATCCTGTTCCAAAGCCGCCCTGGTAACGGGTGTACAGACAGTCTACAAGGCGGTATCGCCGAAAGCCACGATACCGGTACTCTCTGGAATTCTGGTGGAGACTTGCCCCGAAGGGCTCAGGCTCGTTGCCTACGACCTGGATCTCGGCATCGAAACCTTTGTCCCGGTCACCGTCGAAAGGGAAGGATCCCTGGTGTTCCCGGCGAGGTATCTCTCGGAGATCACCCGCAAGCTTCCTCATTCTGAAGTGCAGATGGAGTACCGCGAGGATACCAAGTCTGTGGAGATCCTATCCGACCGGATCAGCTTCAACATAAAGACAATGCCGGCTGACGAGTTCCCATCGCTGCCGGAAATCTCTCTGTCCAATGCGTGGTCCATATCAGAGCAGGACCTCCGTGCGATGATCCGAAGGACGGCCATAGCCGCGGCAATGGAGGATACTCGGGCATTCCTCACAGGGGTCTATGTTCTGATGGAACCAGGTAAGCTCACAATGGTTGCCACGGACACGTTCAGGCTGGCCCACAAGACCATGGATTTCCCCTCCCCCTTCGCTGAGACGAAGAGCGTGATCATTCCGGCGAAGACCCTTCTCGAGGTGGAGCGGAACCTGATGGTAGACGGAGAGAGAGAGGTGGAAATGGCCCTGACGGAACGACATGCCATGATCAAGGTCGGGGCGACCACCTTCGTCACGAGGTTGCTCGAAGGGCAATTCCCCAACTACAAGCAGGTCTTCCCGCAGAACATCCCTGCCAGGGTCACTTTGGACCGCAACCAGCTCTTGTCCTCGATAGACAGGGTCTCCTTGATGTGCAAGGACGATCTGAGTGCCGTCAAGATGGTGTACACCGGCGATGAAGGCAGTTCATCTGGGTTCCTCACAATAAGCGCCAATACTCCTGAGGTCGGACAGGCGACCGAGGACATCCCAGTCTCCATGCAGGGATATGCAGATATCACCGTGGCTCTGCGCGCTCGCTACCTCCGAGATGTGCTGAGGGTGCTAGAGGGCGAAGAAGTCTCCTTGGGGTACACCAGTTTCAAGCACCCAATCGAGGTGAAGGACGAGACGGACCCGAACTTCACCTATCTGGTGATGCCGGTTACGTCGGCGACATGA
- a CDS encoding RNA-binding S4 domain-containing protein, whose translation MRTILITTDYIRLDQLMKWANLVDSGGEAKALVRAGEVRVNGRVETARGRKLRSGDRVEYGSEVVVVERSVEGCGDCVDQECPPDLFS comes from the coding sequence ATGAGGACCATCCTCATCACAACGGACTACATCCGCCTGGACCAACTCATGAAATGGGCGAACCTCGTGGATTCCGGTGGGGAAGCCAAAGCTCTGGTCCGCGCGGGCGAAGTCAGGGTCAACGGCCGCGTCGAGACGGCACGGGGCCGAAAGCTTCGCTCAGGAGATCGGGTGGAGTATGGCAGTGAAGTGGTGGTCGTGGAGCGTTCCGTCGAGGGGTGTGGGGATTGTGTGGATCAAGAGTGTCCACCTGACCTCTTTTCGTAA
- the recF gene encoding DNA replication/repair protein RecF translates to MWIKSVHLTSFRNYREAEVSLDPGVNLFLGRNAQGKTNLLEAMYVASAGRSYRAARDAELVRWGDTCFRVACSVQRKPASVTLEVAYSLAGQKLVRLNASERIRAADLSSYLNVVMFTPDDLALVKGSPADRRRFLDLEISQVSPNYRHWLASYSKALLQRNALLKRATSSTRTADVLDPWDEQLVEFGSKIAARRAAVLDTLGVLGRITHRRITGTQETLSIRYSPSVPLTEGSKAEQIAQAFREKLEKLRRAELIRGMTLAGPHRDDVSFEIDGVDAAAYGSQGQQRSIVLSLKLAEVEFIKSQMGEHPVLLLDDVLSELDESRRGHLLSEVVGRYQALVTSSEPESVRAMPPDSRRFNIASGSVTEVAS, encoded by the coding sequence GTGTGGATCAAGAGTGTCCACCTGACCTCTTTTCGTAACTACCGAGAGGCGGAAGTATCCCTCGACCCCGGTGTGAACCTGTTTCTGGGCCGAAACGCGCAGGGGAAGACTAACCTTCTAGAGGCCATGTACGTTGCGTCAGCCGGACGGTCCTACCGTGCTGCCCGTGACGCAGAATTGGTGCGGTGGGGCGACACATGCTTCAGAGTTGCCTGCTCGGTGCAGAGGAAACCTGCCTCAGTCACTTTGGAAGTGGCGTACTCGCTGGCTGGACAGAAACTCGTGCGGCTGAATGCCTCAGAGAGGATACGCGCGGCAGACCTGTCGTCCTACCTCAATGTGGTTATGTTTACCCCTGATGACCTTGCGCTAGTTAAGGGATCTCCCGCCGACCGCCGCAGGTTCCTCGACCTCGAGATCTCTCAGGTCAGCCCGAACTACCGTCACTGGCTCGCTTCCTACTCGAAGGCTCTCCTTCAGAGGAATGCTCTTCTGAAACGCGCCACCTCCAGTACCCGGACGGCGGACGTCCTGGATCCCTGGGATGAGCAGCTCGTCGAATTCGGCTCAAAGATCGCTGCCCGAAGAGCGGCTGTACTGGACACGCTGGGGGTCCTCGGCCGGATAACCCACAGGAGGATCACTGGAACCCAGGAAACCCTGAGTATAAGGTACTCGCCATCCGTTCCGCTCACAGAAGGGTCAAAAGCAGAACAGATTGCGCAAGCTTTCCGTGAGAAGCTGGAGAAACTGAGACGGGCGGAGTTGATCAGAGGGATGACCCTTGCGGGTCCGCATCGGGATGATGTCTCTTTCGAAATCGACGGGGTCGATGCGGCGGCATATGGCTCGCAAGGTCAGCAGAGATCGATCGTGTTGTCATTGAAACTCGCAGAGGTGGAGTTCATCAAATCTCAGATGGGCGAGCACCCAGTTCTCCTCCTCGATGATGTTCTATCCGAGCTCGACGAGAGCAGGAGAGGACATCTTCTCTCAGAGGTAGTGGGCAGGTACCAGGCCCTGGTAACCAGCTCCGAGCCTGAGTCGGTAAGGGCGATGCCGCCCGACTCACGAAGGTTCAATATAGCCTCAGGAAGCGT